From Schizosaccharomyces pombe strain 972h- genome assembly, chromosome: II, the proteins below share one genomic window:
- the but2 gene encoding But2 family protein But2 , with protein MQLLNSFLGFAASIAVLASSADAAPTLYKRKSKSNTNTAKSVAILDGVGVNNTFGVISYREKFPMDYHIWHTAPSTGKTYLQPWNDAVEPSTYYIDEGTFLRTGLKFAYIGDNMDLAFTNHTDWKASKHDDGTHRVDLSQRKPANNFMATQRCGKLDPFGYQLKRSKKVFQACGTQVFVGSGRSIDCQWMDSVALNLSRYYGNTEALSSLPLPRNLSADIPAKSSRLFPHGIYNFNFSAPNKRMQRFTASEATTVNGQNQSVYLTYDVPYGRSLYYYTSCALEFRFTNEFFPMDVTPNDGSAQFVVYNMSGNPKKQTTSSKGPTRLYEVARFNCTTRGCEYTQNIPCPRAGHSHTYELAPASPNTSISWIQSYSPRIGVTLQVYSNANFD; from the coding sequence atgcaaTTGTTAAACTCTTTTCTCGGTTTCGCAGCCTCTATCGCTGTCCTTGCCTCTTCGGCTGATGCCGCTCCTACCTTGTACAAGCGTAAGAGCAAGAGCAACACCAACACTGCTAAATCTGTCGCCATCTTAGATGGTGTGGGTGTCAACAACACCTTTGGTGTTATCTCTTATCGTGAAAAGTTCCCCATGGACTATCACATCTGGCATACTGCCCCCTCCACCGGTAAAACTTACTTACAACCCTGGAACGACGCTGTCGAGCCCTCTACCTACTACATCGATGAGGGTACCTTCTTGCGTACTGGCTTGAAGTTTGCTTACATTGGTGACAACATGGATCTTGCCTTTACCAACCACACTGACTGGAAGGCTAGCAAGCACGATGATGGTACTCACCGTGTTGACTTGAGTCAACGTAAGCCTGCTAACAACTTCATGGCCACTCAACGTTGTGGTAAGCTTGATCCTTTTGGTTACCAATTGAAGCGTTCCAAGAAGGTCTTCCAAGCTTGTGGTACTCAAGTCTTTGTTGGTTCTGGTCGTAGTATCGATTGCCAATGGATGGACTCTGTTGCCTTGAACCTTTCTAGATACTATGGCAACACCGAGGCTCTTAGCTCTCTTCCTTTGCCTAGAAACCTTAGTGCTGACATTCCTGCCAAGTCTAGCCGTCTCTTCCCTCACGGTATCTACAACTTCAACTTCTCTGCCCCCAACAAGCGTATGCAACGTTTCACCGCTTCTGAAGCCACTACCGTCAACGGCCAAAACCAATCTGTTTACCTTACTTACGACGTTCCTTATGGTCGCTCTTTGTACTACTACACTAGCTGTGCCTTGGAATTCCGTTTCACCAACGAGTTCTTCCCCATGGACGTTACTCCCAATGACGGTTCCGCTCAATTCGTTGTCTACAACATGTCTGGTAACCCCAAGAAGCAAACCACCTCCTCCAAGGGCCCCACCCGTCTCTATGAGGTTGCTCGTTTCAACTGCACCACCCGTGGCTGTGAATACACTCAAAATATTCCCTGCCCTCGTGCTGGTCACTCTCACACTTACGAACTTGCTCCTGCTTCTCCTAACACCTCTATTTCTTGGATTCAATCATACTCTCCTAGAATTGGTGTCACCCTTCAAGTCTACTCCAATGCTAACTTCGATTAG
- the trz2 gene encoding 3'-tRNA-processing endonuclease Trz2, which produces MKASLLVPRRALLFGQLLPPKYSWYSVKRWQSQLTFRNKSKRNTNRIMLSVVSSLNPDSLIAPLLCVSLDNRKYLIGSMGELTQMKFRSQASNYGGKSVSVFLMPPSLQSLNAWGITAGLFGYLQSSGIQNTWGLHAPKPVISIIKKSHHLFSGSPLRLDLNSFSSEDNADATNSFYLDEPEFCTIKGNIYSNWSFLSFNSKEAAGVFNADKALALGVPFGPSNGKLCAGEAVLSKDGTTWIYPHQVVGPPRKRQYFYVLGCSSLSALNQMSKHVDSFSDVYPTCIIHILEKGIWGPEYIKFLSHPKFSRAQHFISCIELASNNPVFQRNKGRNVLPACRDFAAFDIKPSTLDTQTQLPENTYVLKEETSMVLYDEQCKISESPSYSPVKLAKKFSSFNPLPFENEGYTLDVLGTSATCPTWRRSLSSYSVAIDGTVIMLDCGEGAISQFFRQYGTNTEPMLRKLKAIFITHLHSDHYLGLLNVLQAWNKANTNNSMHINIIGPKFLWQWLQRLKSPANLQALLNRIIFIIAKETVTTPLQLTSDLSISSVPSIHINDSYSCIISHTKYGKLVYSGDTRPNEKLVKAGIGASLLLHESTFEDDLKHEAIQRQHSTASEALSVAQSMKAKALILTHFSQRSYDADFLPPDWTIYPKSKTIYANDGLQWQQFQSKQRETI; this is translated from the coding sequence ATGAAAGCTTCTCTTCTGGTTCCACGGCGGGCGCTGCTATTCGGTCAATTATTACCGCCCAAATATTCTTGGTATAGTGTCAAAAGATGGCAGAGTCAATTGACATTTCGAAAcaaatccaaaagaaaCACGAATAGAATTATGCTTTCGGtagtttcttctttgaaTCCTGATAGTCTCATAGCCCCTTTACTATGCGTTTCTCTCGATAATCGAAAGTACCTTATTGGAAGCATGGGAGAACTGACTCAAATGAAGTTTCGAAGTCAAGCGTCTAACTATGGAGGGAAATCTGTCAGTGTATTTTTAATGCCACCTAGTTTACAATCCCTGAACGCTTGGGGTATAACTGCTGGCCTTTTTGGCTACTTACAATCCAGTGGTATACAAAACACTTGGGGTTTGCATGCTCCCAAACCTgtaatttcaattattaaaaaatctcaTCATCTTTTTTCAGGAAGTCCATTACGACTCGATCTTAATTCATTCTCAAGTGAGGATAATGCCGATGCTACgaattctttttacttaGATGAGCCGGAATTTTGTACGATTAAAGGGAATATATACTCCAATTggtcttttctttctttcaacAGCAAAGAGGCAGCTGGAGTGTTTAATGCGGACAAGGCTTTAGCTCTAGGAGTTCCTTTTGGCCCATCAAACGGCAAGTTATGCGCCGGTGAAGCGGTGTTGAGCAAAGATGGTACTACATGGATTTATCCTCATCAAGTAGTGGGTCCTCCTAGGAAGCGTCAATACTTTTATGTTCTCGGTTGTTCGAGTCTTTCTGCCCTCAACCAAATGTCAAAACATGTAGACTCATTCTCAGACGTATATCCCACTTGTATAATTCATATATTAGAAAAGGGTATTTGGGGGCCAGAatatatcaaatttttatctcACCCAAAGTTTTCTCGTGCTCAACATTTCATCTCGTGTATCGAACTTGCCAGTAATAACCCTGTTTTCCAAAGAAATAAGGGAAGAAATGTTTTGCCAGCCTGCCGTGATTTTGCTGCCTTCGATATAAAGCCTTCCACTTTGGATACACAGACACAATTGCCTGAAAATACTTATGTCCTGAAGGAAGAAACATCGATGGTTCTTTATGATGAGCAGTGCAAGATTTCAGAGAGTCCTTCGTATAGTCCGGTGAAGCTggctaaaaaatttagctCGTTTAATCCTTTACcctttgaaaatgaaggatACACGCTGGATGTCTTAGGAACTAGTGCCACCTGTCCTACTTGGCGTAGAAGCTTAAGTTCTTACTCAGTCGCAATCGATGGAACAGTCATCATGCTGGACTGCGGCGAGGGAGCCATATCCCAATTTTTTCGCCAATATGGAACAAATACTGAGCCAATGCTTCGGAAACTAAAAGCAATCTTTATTACGCACTTACATTCCGATCATTATCTTGGATTATTGAATGTATTGCAAGCTTGGAACAAAGCAAATACTAATAACAGTATGCATATAAACATTATTGGTCCCAAATTCTTGTGGCAGTGGTTACAGCGCTTAAAAAGTCCAGCAAATTTGCAAGCATTGTTGAACCGTATAATATTCATTATTGCTAAAGAAACGGTTACCACTCCTTTACAGTTAACTTCCGATCtctcaatttcttctgTACCATCTATTCACATAAATGATTCATATTCCTGTATTATATCGCACACCAAATACGGAAAACTTGTGTACAGTGGTGACACTCGACCCAATGAAAAACTTGTCAAAGCAGGTATAGGTGCTTCTTTACTCCTTCATGAATCGACTTTTGAGGATGATTTGAAACATGAAGCTATTCAGCGACAGCACTCGACTGCATCCGAAGCGCTTTCAGTCGCTCAATCAATGAAAGCCAAAGCACTTATTTTGACACATTTCAGTCAACGCTCTTATGATGCTGACTTTTTACCCCCGGATTGGACCATATATCCAAAATCAAAGACCATATACGCTAATGACGGCCTTCAGTGGCAACAGTTCCAAAGCAAGCAGCGAGAAACGATATAG
- the rps2501 gene encoding 40S ribosomal protein eS25 — MAPKKKWSKGKVKDKAQHATVFDKSIIDRINKEVPAFKFISVSVLVDRMKINGSLARIAIRDLAERGVIQKVDQHSKQAIYTRAAASA, encoded by the exons ATG GCACCTAAGAAGAAATGGTCTAAGGGTAAAGTGAAGGACAAGGCTCAACATGCCACTGTCTTCGACAAGAGCATCATTGACCGTATCAACAAGGAAGTTCCTGCCTTCAAGTTCATTTCTGTCTCGGTTCTTGTTGACCGTATGAAGATTAACGGCTCCCTTGCTCGTATCGCCATTCGTGATTTGGCCGAGCGTGGTGTCATTCAAAAAGTTGATCAACACTCCAAGCAAGCGATTTACA CTCGTGCGGCTGCTTCAGCTTAA
- the mad1 gene encoding mitotic spindle checkpoint protein Mad1: MADSPRDPFQSRSQLPRFLATSVKKPNLKKPSVNSANETKNPKLASLEFQLENLKNDLKRKELEFEREQIELQRKLAEEHEQKNSLQLRLTLVEKQLEEQSTSYQKEIEEVRNEKEATQVKIHELLDAKWKEIAELKTQIEKNDQALSEKNHEVMVSNQALQMKDTNLTNLEKLFADSREQLETKCKELAAAEQQLQELSVHNQQLEESIKQVSSSIELEKINAEQRLQISELEKLKAAQEERIEKLSSNNRNVEILKEEKNDLESKLYRFEEYRDKVATLELENEKIQTELNSWKSLITNELPTPEAVSNKLVFLQNTNANLGERVSSLESQLSNKPANQPLGANEKDAAHITELETKLKELHEQNRRLQRQKSLATQEIDLLRENLKSYDDEEAILSEKNTDMKKLERIEGLVKLVDEYKLKLESMPVSLDVDETSDEVSLQKRRRKNEHKDAGYVTELYRKNQHLLFQVKEKTNIEAFLREQIITLESSIATLRQELAQVTEINSCRVLQHRSNPTLKYERIKAAQLEMLNAENSALKALLEDKKVDCLPIQSFKIAERKALDLKKEVAEREKRIQRLKEIFSVKSLEFREAVFSLFGYKLDFMPNGSVRVTSTYSREDNTAFIFDGESSTMKLVGNPSGPEFERLIRFWCDERKTIPGMLAALTLELLDKND; the protein is encoded by the exons ATGGCGGATTCTCCTAGGGATCCGTTCCAATCGCGTTCACAGTTGCCTAGATTTCTAGCAACAAGCGTTAAGAAAccaaatttgaagaagccTTCTGTTAATTCTGCTAATG aaacaaaaaatcccAAACTAGCTTCTTTAGAATTTCAACTAGAAAAcctaaaaaatgatttaaagcGGAAGGAACTGGAATTTGAGCGTGAACAAATTGAGTTGCAAAGAAAACTTGCAGAAGAACATGAACAGAAGAATTCGTTACAGCTGCGTCTAACTCTAGTTGAAAAGCAACTGGAGGAGCAGTCTACTTCttatcaaaaagaaatagaagaagtaagaaatgaaaaggaaGCCACTCAGGTGAAGATCCATGAACTACTTGATGCAAAATGGAAAGAGATTGCAGAGTTGAAAACCCAGATAGAAAAGAATGATCAAGCTTTAAGTGAAAAGAATCATGAAGTAATGGTCTCAAATCAAGCTTTGCAAATGAAGGATACCAATCTTACAAACCTTGAAAAACTCTTTGCGGATTCCCGCGAACAGCTTGAAACGAAGTGTAAGGAACTTGCGGCTGCCGAGCAGCAATTACAAGAGCTTTCAGTTCATAATCAGCAATTGGAAGAGTCCATCAAGCAGGTTTCTAGTTCTATTGAActggaaaaaataaatgctGAGCAACGTCTTCAAATTAGCGAgttggaaaaattaaaagctgCGCAGGAAGAACGAATTGAAAAGCTATCATCCAATAATAGGAATGTTGAAATTCTCAAGGAAGAGAAAAACGATTTGGAGTCCAAACTTTATCGTTTTGAAGAATATAGGGATAAGGTTGCTACCCTTGAACtcgaaaatgaaaaaattcaaactGAATTAAATTCTTGGAAGAGTTTAATTACTAACGAGTTACCAACCCCTGAAGCTGTTTCAAACAAACTCGTGTTTCTACAGAATACCAATGCTAATCTCGGAGAGCGCGTTTCTAGTTTAGAGAGTCAATTGTCTAATAAGCCTGCAAACCAGCCGCTTGGtgcaaatgaaaaagacgCCGCTCATATTACCGAACTTGAAACAAAGCTTAAAGAACTTCATGAGCAGAACCGACGTCTACAAAGACAAAAATCTTTGGCAACCCAAGAAATTGACCTTTTAAGGGAAAACCTTAAAAGCTATGATGATGAGGAGGCGATTTTGagtgaaaaaaatactgATATGAAGAAGTTGGAAAGAATTGAAGGTCTGGTCAAGCTGGTTGATGAATATAAGCTAAAGCTTGAAAGTATGCCTGTATCTCTTGATGTAGATGAGACTTCAGATGAGGTCTCATTACAAAAGAGACGCAGGAAAAACGAACATAAAGATGCTGGTTACGTAACGGAGCTATATCGTAAGAATCagcatttgctttttcaagTTAAAGAGAAAACCAACATTGAAGCCTTTCTAAGGGAGCAGATTATTACATTGGAATCCTCCATAGCAACTTTACGTCAAGAACTGGCACAAGTTACTGAAATAAACTCATGTCGAGTATTACAGCATCGATCCAATCCTACTTTGAAATATGAGAGGATTAAAGCTGCGCAATTGGAGATGCTGAATGCTGAGAACTCAGCTTTGAAAGCTCTTTTGGAAGATAAAAAGGTTGATTGTCTACCTATACAATCATTTAAAATAGCTGAAAGAAAGGCCTTggatttaaagaaagaagtaGCCGAGAGAGAAAAGAGAATTCAACGGTTAAAGGAGATTTTTTCAGTAAAGTCTTTGGAATTTCGCGAAGCTGTTTTTTCGCTTTTTGGATATAAGCTCGATTTTATGCCTAATGGGAGTGTTCGTGTTACATCCACATATTCTCGTGAAGATAATACCGCTTTTATATTTGATGGCGAATCCAGCACCATGAAATTGGTTGGTAATCCATCAGGCCCCGAATTTGAGCGCCTTATACGATTTTGGTGTGATGAACGCAAAACAATACCAGGCATGTTAGCGGCTCTAACGTTAGAGCTTCTTGACAAAAATGATTGA